ACCAAATAGTGTAATAACAGTGTAATGATCCTTAACAAGATCACAACACCTGGGTCCTCTGGGGGTGGCCTATCACTGAATGTATCAGTCTATTAGCCTACATAATTTGACAAATGAAGGATAGGCCTATTGTTAGCACTGTTTGTAGGCTAGCCtacactgtgtgtacaaaacattaagaacacctgctctttccatgacatagactgaccaggtgaatccaggtggaagctttgatcccttattgaggtcacttgttaaaccaatgtagatgaaggggaggggacaggttaaataaggatgtttaagccttgagacatgaattgtgtatgtgagccattcagggggtgaatggacaagacagaATATTTGAGTGCCTTTGAACGGCCTATGGTactaggtgccaggcacactggtttgaatgtgtgaacatccagccaacttgacacaaccgtgtGACGCATTGAACATATGCCAGCATCGCCACataacgctttcgacaccttgtagagtccatgccccaacaaattgaggctgttctgagggcaaaaggaggagTACAAGTACAACACAATATTACAAGGTGTTCTTCATGATTTGCACAGTGTATATTGTGCAAGGGCAGGGTCAACCAAGGGTTTTCTGGTAGCATGATGTGTCTGGCCATTTCTGGCTGTGTCCAGGAAGGTGACGCCATGCTGGTGAGGTGACGTGCTCCATTTTAGTTAAATTCATCCTACCAGTATATTCAGTCACTGGTCCGACCACGCTGACCCTGCAGACAGCCACTACGCATgcgcatccccccccccccaagtcatcTGATACAACAAAACATTCCACTGATAGCCAATCCGCGATGCAGCCCAGGGACTGGCAAGAAAGGCCATAACAGCTACTGGCACAATATTGACAGTTTCTCCGAAACTCGGGATTAGTTATTTTGTGACCTTGGCTGAGTAACACCAGTAAGGATCGGAAATCCTTAGCGCCGAGCTAGGATTTAGTGAAgtcggggagaggaggaggcgacCGTCCGGACAGGAGAAAAACAAAGATGGCTGTGTAGTTAGAGAGTAGTCCCAGCGAACTGTCTGAACATATCTCTGCTTTTTCCAAAACTGACACTTCCCGGGGGCCGGTGGATAGTGAGCTGGTACAGGGGTAAAGCCATTAACCGATCTGCCGAACCGGGCAGTTGCTGAACGTCCGCTCACGCGCTGGCACGGCAAATAAAAGAATGgacaacacaaaaacatctgaCGGGGTGTTTTGTTATAGCTAGACAGCGGAGAGAACTGGAGTGTTTTGTGAGCTTGATACCTATAGCCTAGTAGCTAGCTGAATTTCACTTATCTGCCAACATCGCTAAATATCCATCTACAAAAAACGATAATCAAATAACAATTTAGGATATTCCAGAACGTTACGCGAGGGTTCGTGATTCTAAATTCCAAGCGCGTTATTGCGTAACATTGCCTACGAACAGGCACGCTATCTAGCTAGCCAACTGACCCTGAGCTGGGTGGCTTGGTTTTCCCTTGCCTGTGACGTTAAACCTGCCAGCTAGGTAACATTTGTGACGGGTAGCTAGCTAACGCCTGACAATCACCACCACCCACCATGTCCTCGGTGGAAGAGCGGGGAGAGGTGGGCGTCGCGGCCACCCCAGGCTCCTCCTCAGGCGGCCTGGGTGTTGTGGCGGTGGGGGCAGCCCTGGAGGCAGTCGTCGGGGGGCCGTCTATGCTGGAGGAGGTGAGCAtccggagaggagaggggctcgGTCCCGAGTCGGATCCGGACGAGCCGCCGCCCAAGAAGCGGATGAGACTGCCGGAGGGAGAGTCGGGAAAGCTGGaagagaggctgtattcagtcctGTGCTGCACTGTATGCCTAGACCTGCCCAAAGCCTCCGTGTATCAGGTAAATACTGTCACAAACACGCCTGTCCCTGGCCTACTGACTTTGGCCCTCTTGTCAATGCTAGCTAACTTCGTATGAAGTAAGCCTAACTAACATGtctgttagttagctaactaggcTGTCAGGCAAGAAGTGGGGGTTGAAGACAGTTTGTAGACTGAGCACCACCTGTCATGGACTGTAACGATAGGCGAAGAGTTGTACGGCCCAGGGCCGCAGCCTAGCAGCTACGTTAACTCTGTAGCTAACTTGTTCAGGAGGGTTAGCCAGAGCTCAGCGCAGTGCAGAGAGATGATCTGATCTATAAATCATCTGGATGTAGATAGCTAGGTGTCTGAAATGGCTGCCGATTCTATTCAGATTAGCCAACAACAAGACATGAACAGATACAGATGTGTGGATCCCAGGCTGCCCCCTAGGAGTTAGGAATAGGCAAACCCCAACACATCTGCATGTAACACTGAATTAACTGCCTGCCTCACACCCAGTTTACACCTGTGTCATTACTGTGGTTTGGTACTGAGTAGTATGCCCTCAAATAACACCTGCTCTCCCCACCCCCAAAGACTGGTTAGAAAAGATGGCCattcacaaacatacacacacctgtgtgtttctctgtacTATGCATTTCTCTATAGCGTATGAACACGGATTTATAAAGATGACTATCCACAGTATGGACACACCAAACACACCTACATTAACTATTTCCTCTCTGCTCTACAGTGCACCAACGGTCACCTGATGTGTGCTGGCTGTTTCATCCACCTGCTGGCTGACTCTCGTCTGAAAGAGGAGCAGGCCACGTGTCCTAACTGCAGGTCTGTACACACAGTTTATAAATACAGTTGAATTGAGTGAGTGATTGACTGATTTAGGTGACTCTGTTTTAAGTGTGAGATTAGTAACCGCTTCTCTATacaaatataattggattgactggttgattgattacaccccccccctctccctttagGTGTGAGATCAGTAAGTCCCTGTGTTGTAGGAACCTGGCTGTAGAGAAGGCTGTGAGTGAGCTGCCCACAGACTGCCCCTTCTGTCTCAAACAGTTCCCTCGCTCCAGCCTAGAGAGGCACCAGAGAGAGGAGTGTCAAGACAGGTACTCACCTCATTGgtattcacgcacacacacactttgtttttctatcctcgtggggacctacAATGTATTTGTAGAAACGTGGTTTGCTTAGGCCTTGGGGAGGGAGGGGATATGACTTGCTGCTCTTCTGAAAAGAAAACAGCTGATCTACTTACTGACCAAACTgattacagggtgtgtgtgtgcgtgcctgttcTGTTGTTGTTATGACGATCAGATGACCCTGCTGCAGGTGTTACTGACAACCAGCAGAAATGATACAGCCGGTCCCAAATCACTTCTTACCCCTCCCCCTCTGCCCTAACCCCTCCATGTTTGTAGATCTATAGGGTGATGGGTATAAGCAGTGCAGTGGTGGAGATTGTACCATATTCCTTACAGATCTGCAGAAACTAGGGGGTTGGACCAAGGGGGAAGGGTAGGAAGCAATTTGGGACTGGCTGATAGACACAAAACAAATTTGCTTATGGTCTTATTCCTCCTTATGATTGGCCCTAAACTCCCACCTCCTGATATGTTGCCAGGGTGACACAGTGTAAGTACAAGCGGATTGGCTGCCCGTGGAAGGGGCCGTTCCACGAGCTGCCGGCCCACGAGGAGGAGTGCTGCCACCCCACCAAGACTGGCACAGAGCTGATGGGCATCCTGGGGGAGATGGACCAGAGCCACCGCAGAGAACTAACCCTTTACAACTCTATATTCTCCCTGCTCTGTTACGAGAAGATTGGCTTCACAGGTAGGCTAGGTACACAGTACGCACTGTCTTACACACCATACCTGACTACCAGGACAATCGTTCCTATCGTTCTTGAAGGACCAGTCACACACATAGAAAACATGGATCTCTCTAAttcattcctccctctcccctgcgcAGAGGTCCAGTTCCGGCCGTACCGCACCGATGACTTTATAACCCGTCTGTACTATGAGACTCCTCGTTTCACCGTGTTGAACCAAACCTGGGTTCTGAAGGCCAGGGTCAACGACTCTGAACGCAACCCTAACCTCTCCTGCAAACGCACCCTCTCCTTCCAGCTCATCCTCAAGAGCAAGGTACACACTCACTgacgtacacacactcacacacacactctctctcgctaaccctcctcctctctgtaggtGAACTCCGCTATAGAGTGTTCCTTCCTGCTGTTGAAAGGTCCGTACGATGACGTGAGGATCAAGCCTGTGATCCACCACCACGCGTTCAGCAACGACACCAACGAGACAGACTACGTCCCCCTGCCCATCACCGACTCTGTGGAGTGTAACAAACTACTGGCTGCCAAGAACATCAACCTTCGACTCTTCATCTTCCAGATCCAGAAATAGAGGGgcaagagaggggtagaggaagggggagagaggaccgagagaggggtagaggaagggggagagagggggagagaggaccgagagaggggtagaggaaggggggagagaagacTGAAAGAGGGGcaggggaaggggggaggagaacgaagagagggagagcttgtTCACCCCGGAAGTTTGAGATTAAAGTGATACACCACTGAACCACTGATACCtctttacacagacacacacaccactggcTGACATACTTCTGAGAGTTTTATAGAACCCTAACTTGGGGTGCTTTCATTGTTGCTATGAAGACAAGGTGGTGTTGCCAGGGGAATTTGTCTGTAGAGACTGACATGGTTCTTCCTATGGAGACAGGGATGTTGCTAGGGGAGAGAGGGTGTTGTTGCTATGGACTCGGTGGTGACACCTGAGTCTAAGGtagcacatacagtgcattcggaaagtattcagacccctttccacattttgttacgctacagccttattctaaaataattattctacacacaataccccataatgataaaccaaaaacatgtttagaaattttattataaataaaaactgaaatagcacatttacataagtattcagaccctttactcagtacttcgttgaaacacctttggcagcgaatacacccttaattcttcttgggtatgatgctacaagcttggcacacctgtatttggggggtttctccccattcttctctgcagatcatttcaagctgtggagcaggttttcatcaaggatctcactgtactttgctccgttcatctttccctcgatcctgactaatctcccaatccctgccacagatggtgccaggtttcctccagacgtgactcttggcattcgggccaaagagttcaattttggtttcatcggaccagagaatcttgtttctcaaggtctgagtcctttaggcaAATGGGCTGTTAGGTGGCTTTTCctgaggagtggtttctgtctggccattttaccataaaggcctgattggtagagtgctgcagagatggctgtccttctggaaggttctcccatatccacagaggaactctggagctctggcagagctccaatcgggttcttagtcacatccctgaccaaggcccttctcccccgaatgctcagtttggccaggtggccagctcttggaacagtcttggtggttccaaatttcttccatttaagaatggaggccactgtgttcttggagaccttcaatgctgcagaaatgttttggtacccttccccagatctgtgcctcggcacaatcctgtctcggagctctatggacaattccttcgacctcatggcttggtttttactttgacatgcactgtcaactgtgggaccttatatagatgtgtgtgcatttccaaatcatgtccaatcaaatgaatttaccacaggtggactccaagttgtagaaacatctcaaggatgatcaatggaaacgggatgttttgagtctcatagcaaagggtctgaatatttatgtaataaggtattatatttttttttaaaatgcaaacttaaaaaatgttttcacttttgtcattttggggtattgtgtgtagtagattgatgaggacatgtTTTCATTTaaatcattttagaataaagacgtaacaaaatgttgttttttttaaaatcaaggggtctgaatactttccgaatgcattgtaccaACCAAAGCAGGATGGTCCGCGCGTGTTCCAAAGATGTGAATGTGAGTTTTGAATTCTGTTGACCACTCAGTTAGTTTGTCCAATGGAGAGGTAAagggtgtatgtatgtgtgtctttgagccacctgtatacacacacacacacactcacttgctCCCTGACCTGCTCCTAGTCTGTGTGTTTAGGACAGGTGTTCATTTTGTATCTGAGAGCAGCCAAGACCAGAGCCAAGATGGCTGTGTTTTGCCCTTTGACACACAGGAGAGGTGTTCTGCATGCTCCTTTTTAATTAGCCCTTTAAACATTAGTTGTGATTTATATATTAACGTTATAAGCTAACTTATACCAATTCATATTTACTTTTAACCCTGAATATTTAAATACCTGTGAACTTTTCCTTTGTAgttagttttttttgtgtgtgtgtgtgtgtgtgtgcgtgtgcgtgtgcgtgtgtgtgtgtgtgtggagacattAATTTTGGGCCCAAGTGAACACATCCCTATAAACACACTTGCACACATGTGGACTCCTCCCTCTGCTCTGGTTGGTCTGTACTAGAGACCTGCTAGAATTGGAGAACCCCAGCTTGCTCTGAGAGAGCGGAAGCCCAGGGTTTGAACCCAGTTTGTCTGCGTGCCACGAGACTGTGTTGGTCCTCTGAGCTGAAGTGTAGGCATTAGCTTGGGGAGGTACCCCAAGTCTCAGATAAGGTTATTGGCGATGGGAGGGTGGTTCATCTCAGAGAGAGGGAAAATATAACCTGAATGGTCCACCAGCTCAACCTTGTTCTAGAGGACTAGACCATGACTCCGGTTCTAAAGGGGGAGAACCCtttggggcagtgtgtgtgtgtgtctgtataggggGTGGGTGTGGTGCATTACTATGGTGACATGTTTAGAGCGTTAGACTTACTTGAGTGACGCTATGATGATGAGTGACATTACTAAAAGTAGAATCTACTGTGATAGGTCAGGAGTAAAGACAGATCTATCTAGGTTGAGTATTTCGATAGATCTGTCTCACCTCCAGGCCTATCTAGGGCTTGTATTCTGTGTTTTAATGCTTTTTGTCTCTATACCAATAGACTCACTGACTCATCTCACTATGGCTGCCTTTTTATTAAAGATCATggaaactgaaaaatacattcctctcctgtgagtgagtgtgtgtgagtgagtgtgtgtgagtgtgtgtgagtgagtgtgtgtgagtgtgagtgcacGTGTGTGAGAGTTATCCAAATTGTTAACTGCTGAAACTAGTGACAATGAGGATGATAACCCCTTTGGTCGGTCACGTATACTAAGTTTTGCTTTGCTTACTTCAATACTGTGGTGTGTATTATGTCCTTTTATGGAATTAGATGGCAGTGTTTGTGTTCCTGGGTCACTTCCTGGGCTATACTCACCAATGCCGACTGGCCACCTGTAGGGTGCCATGAAGCCAAATTGCCAAGCAGACAGCTTACATCCCTTTGCATTTTGAAAGACGGGGGGAGGGGAGTTGTGAGGTGTCTCCCCCACACTGACAGAAGCCAGGCAGAACGTGTGTGTTTTATCAATTTGTGTTTGTCTCATCATTGGCCATGTTGCATCAGtaaaggtttgtgtgtgtgtgagagagttagtGATGGAGACcatgagagtgagtgagggagagacagatactGAGCAGAAAGGGTGAACTAAAAAATTGCCACACAAAATGTCTTAATAGAGTGGTTTTGTCTTTTTTTAAACCTCACATCACTCTTTTCCTTTCTGCAAAAGGACAGCAGTGGTTATTATGGTAGTGGGTGTCCTCATCTACTACATATCCTACTGTCCCACAACCACTAACTCCTCGATGGACCCTTAAGAGTGAAGACAAGACTTTGGAGACAGGACCACAACAAAAGGTGTAAATAtactgaaatacagtgccttgcgaaagtattcggcccccttgaactttgcgaccttttgccacatttcaggcttcaaacataaatatataaaactgtatttttttgtgaagaatcaacaacaagtgggacacaatcatgaagtggaacgacatttattgaatatttcaaacttttttaacaaatcaaaaactgaaaaattgggcgtgcaaaattattcagcccccttaagttaatactttgtagcgccaccttttgctgcgattacagctgtaatcgcagcaaaagtcgcttggggtatgtctatcagttttgcacatcgagagactgaaattttttccccattcctccttgcaaaacagctcgagctcagtgaggttggatggagagcatttgtgaacagcagttttcagttctttccacagattctcgattggattcaggtctggacctggacttggccattctaacacctggatatgtttatttttgaaccattccactgtagattttgctttatgttttggatcattgtcttgttggaagacaaatctccgtcccagtctcaggtcttttgcagactccatcaggttttcttccagaatggtcctgtatttggctccatccatcttcccatcaattttaaccatcttccctgtccctgctgaagaaaagcaggcccaaaccatgatgctgccaccaccatgtttgacagtggggatggtgtgttcagctgtgttgcttttacgccaaacataacgttttgcattgttgccaaaaagttcaattttggtttcatctgaccagagcaccttcttccacatgtttggtgtgtctcccaggtggcttgtggcaaactttaaacaacactttttatggatatctttaagaaatggctttcttcttgccacacttccataaaggccagatttgtgcaatatacgactgattgttgtcctatggacagagtctcccagctcagctgtagatctctgcagttcatccagagtgatcatgggcctcttggctgcatctctgatcagtcttctccttgtatgagctgaaagtttagagggacggccaggtcttggtagatttgcagtggtctgatactccttccatttcaatattatcgcttgcacagtgctccttgggatgtttaaagcttgggaaatctttttgtatccaaatccggctttaaacttcttcacaacagtatctcggacctgcctggtgtgttccttgttcttaatgatgctctctgcgcttttaacggacctctgagactatcacagtgcaggtgcattcatacggagacttgattacacacaggtggattgtatttatcatcattagtcatttaggtcaacattggatcattcagagatcctcactgaacttctggagagagtttgctgcactgaaagtaaaggagctgaataattttgcatgcccaatttttcagtttttgatttgttaaaaaagtttgaaatatccaataaatgtcgttccacttcatgattgtgtcccacttgttgttgattcttcacaaaaaaatacagttttatatctttatgtttgaagcctgaaatgtggcaaaaggtcgcaaagttcaagggggccgaatactttcgcaaggcactgtatatatataaacgcaacatgcatcaATTTCACTGAgttagttcataaggaaatctgtcaattgaaatcaattcattaggccctaatctggatttcacgactggaaatacaaatatgcatctgttggtcacagatgccttaaaaggtaggggtgtatatcagaaaaccagtccatATCTGGTgagaccaccatttgcctcatgcagcgtgacacatctccttctcatagagttgatcaggctgtggcctgtggaatgttgtcccactcctcttcaacagCTGTGTGAAGTTCCttgatattggcgggaactggaagaCACCGTCGATcctgagcatcccaaacatgctcaatgggtgacatgtctggtgagtatgcaggccatggaagaactgggacattttcagcttccaggaattgtgtagaaatccttgcgacatggggctgtgcattatcatgctaaaaAAATGAGGTGATGGCTGCAGATGAATTGCACAAAAATGGGCCTTCGGATCTCAAATTGGCATCAATaagatgcaattgtgtttgttgttcgtagcttatgcctgcccataccataaccccaccaccaccatggggcactctgtacACAATGTTGACATCGGCAAACCGCTCACCAACACAATGTCATaaatgtggtctgcagttgtgatgccggttgaacgtactgccaaattctctaaaacggcattggaggtggcttatggtagagaaattagcatTCAATTTCTGCAGTCAtgtcaattgcatgctccctcaacttgagacatcggtggcattgtgttgtgtgacaactgcacattttacagt
This genomic interval from Oncorhynchus clarkii lewisi isolate Uvic-CL-2024 chromosome 18, UVic_Ocla_1.0, whole genome shotgun sequence contains the following:
- the LOC139373649 gene encoding zinc finger TRAF-type-containing protein 1 isoform X2 is translated as MSSVEERGEVGVAATPGSSSGGLGVVAVGAALEAVVGGPSMLEEVSIRRGEGLGPESDPDEPPPKKRMRLPEGESGKLEERLYSVLCCTVCLDLPKASVYQCTNGHLMCAGCFIHLLADSRLKEEQATCPNCRCEISKSLCCRNLAVEKAVSELPTDCPFCLKQFPRSSLERHQREECQDRVTQCKYKRIGCPWKGPFHELPAHEEECCHPTKTGTELMGILGEMDQSHRRELTLYNSIFSLLCYEKIGFTGRLEVQFRPYRTDDFITRLYYETPRFTVLNQTWVLKARVNDSERNPNLSCKRTLSFQLILKSKVNSAIECSFLLLKGPYDDVRIKPVIHHHAFSNDTNETDYVPLPITDSVECNKLLAAKNINLRLFIFQIQK
- the LOC139373649 gene encoding zinc finger TRAF-type-containing protein 1 isoform X3, with translation MSSVEERGEVGVAATPGSSSGGLGVVAVGAALEAVVGGPSMLEEVSIRRGEGLGPESDPDEPPPKKRMRLPEGESGKLEERLYSVLCCTVCLDLPKASVYQCTNGHLMCAGCFIHLLADSRLKEEQATCPNCRCEISKSLCCRNLAVEKAVSELPTDCPFCLKQFPRSSLERHQREECQDRVTQCKYKRIGCPWKGPFHELPAHEEECCHPTKTGTELMGILGEMDQSHRRELTLYNSIFSLLCYEKIGFTEVQFRPYRTDDFITRLYYETPRFTVLNQTWVLKARVNDSERNPNLSCKRTLSFQLILKSKVNSAIECSFLLLKGPYDDVRIKPVIHHHAFSNDTNETDYVPLPITDSVECNKLLAAKNINLRLFIFQIQK
- the LOC139373649 gene encoding zinc finger TRAF-type-containing protein 1 isoform X1; this translates as MSSVEERGEVGVAATPGSSSGGLGVVAVGAALEAVVGGPSMLEEVSIRRGEGLGPESDPDEPPPKKRMRLPEGESGKLEERLYSVLCCTVCLDLPKASVYQCTNGHLMCAGCFIHLLADSRLKEEQATCPNCRCEISKSLCCRNLAVEKAVSELPTDCPFCLKQFPRSSLERHQREECQDRYSPHWVTQCKYKRIGCPWKGPFHELPAHEEECCHPTKTGTELMGILGEMDQSHRRELTLYNSIFSLLCYEKIGFTGRLEVQFRPYRTDDFITRLYYETPRFTVLNQTWVLKARVNDSERNPNLSCKRTLSFQLILKSKVNSAIECSFLLLKGPYDDVRIKPVIHHHAFSNDTNETDYVPLPITDSVECNKLLAAKNINLRLFIFQIQK